The following proteins are encoded in a genomic region of Gimesia algae:
- the mog gene encoding molybdopterin adenylyltransferase — MPQSNIARIGIVTVSDRASRGEYEDRGGPAIQDYLSEILTSDWLPVARVIPDELQTITKTLKELCDQEQCCLIVTTGGTGPAKRDITPEATLAVSEKEMPGFGELMRKVSLEKVPTAILSRQTAVIRGGTLIINLPGQPKAIQECLDAVFPAIPYCIDLLEGPFLETDEARLKAFRPKKK; from the coding sequence GTGCCACAATCAAATATTGCCCGCATTGGAATTGTAACCGTTTCCGACCGCGCCAGCCGTGGCGAGTATGAAGACCGCGGCGGTCCTGCGATCCAGGACTATCTTTCGGAAATTCTGACCAGTGACTGGCTGCCTGTCGCGCGCGTCATTCCCGATGAACTGCAGACGATTACAAAGACTCTGAAAGAACTCTGCGATCAGGAGCAGTGCTGTCTGATAGTGACCACTGGCGGCACCGGCCCGGCGAAGCGGGACATCACCCCCGAAGCAACACTGGCTGTTTCTGAAAAAGAGATGCCGGGCTTTGGAGAATTGATGCGAAAGGTTTCGCTGGAAAAAGTTCCGACCGCGATCTTGTCCCGACAGACGGCTGTCATCAGAGGCGGAACCCTGATCATCAATCTGCCAGGTCAGCCGAAGGCGATTCAGGAATGCCTCGACGCTGTGTTCCCTGCAATACCTTATTGCATTGACCTGTTGGAAGGACCGTTTCTGGAAACAGATGAAGCCCGCTTGAAAGCATTTCGCCCTAAAAAGAAATAA
- a CDS encoding carbonic anhydrase has translation MQKLVDGIHEFQRNYFSQDQKLFETLVDGQSPLALFITCSDSRINPNHLTQTKPGELFIQRTAGNIVPPYGAVFGGEAATIEYAVSALKVKDIIVCGHSHCGAMGGLLDPALLEKMPAVKSYLQHAESTRRIVDENYSHLTDPQKRLVLTVQENVLVQIENLKTHPSVAAAVSRGELKLHGWVYKFETGEVYNYNPDEGQFLPIQDEEVVLSQPEVNRTLPPI, from the coding sequence ATGCAAAAGCTCGTTGACGGAATTCACGAGTTTCAAAGGAACTACTTTAGCCAAGACCAAAAGTTGTTCGAAACACTGGTTGATGGCCAAAGCCCGCTTGCGCTATTTATTACCTGTTCGGATTCAAGAATCAATCCGAACCATTTAACTCAGACTAAACCGGGTGAGCTATTTATCCAGCGGACTGCGGGAAACATTGTTCCTCCTTACGGCGCTGTGTTTGGCGGAGAAGCCGCAACAATTGAATATGCCGTGAGTGCGTTGAAGGTCAAAGATATCATTGTTTGCGGCCATTCTCATTGCGGTGCAATGGGGGGGCTGCTTGATCCGGCGTTGCTCGAAAAGATGCCCGCTGTTAAATCTTATTTACAACACGCTGAATCAACACGTAGAATTGTCGATGAGAATTACTCACACCTGACAGATCCTCAAAAGCGTCTCGTTCTGACTGTGCAGGAAAATGTGCTCGTTCAAATCGAAAATTTGAAAACACATCCGTCGGTTGCGGCGGCGGTGAGTCGTGGAGAGTTAAAGTTACATGGCTGGGTTTACAAATTTGAAACCGGTGAGGTTTATAATTATAACCCGGACGAAGGACAGTTTCTTCCCATCCAGGATGAAGAAGTCGTTTTGTCACAACCAGAAGTAAATCGAACATTACCTCCAATTTAA
- a CDS encoding proton-conducting transporter transmembrane domain-containing protein: MIPELHLPWMELSILITLLGALWVRTIHDRDKAYRSCLLICGLVFLTSICEWIDFESLHAFEARDHFNIFKLLFNKNIFIVDELSAPLLPLAALLYLLTVLSTLKTKGHRFSFSSTLLSESILLATLSSRELWVIISLLSVATILPYLEIRANKRSTRVYVLHMGLFITLLVVGGVLSSFGEAGDLISLIAGAFLTTAALLRSGIIPLHCWMTDLFEKATFGTALLFVAPMTGAYAVVRLVFPIAPDWALQGIALVSLTTAVYAACMTLVQREARRFFCYLFLSHSSLVLVGLEMATPLGLTGGLCVWISVGISLAGFALTFRSIEARIGRISLVEYHGLYDHTPTLAALFLVTGLASIGFPGTVGFIGTELLIEGAIEVYPLVGTAVVIAAALNSIAILQAYFRVFTGARHTSSISLRARPSEHVAILILVALILGGGLYPQPGVTSRNHAAIELIHLRETIFRKSEIDSKISEIDLPESTQPLIGLRQDLR, encoded by the coding sequence ATGATACCCGAACTCCATCTTCCCTGGATGGAATTGTCGATCCTGATCACGCTGCTTGGCGCACTTTGGGTCCGAACGATACATGATCGAGACAAGGCCTACAGGAGTTGCCTCCTGATCTGCGGTCTGGTTTTTCTCACATCCATCTGTGAATGGATTGACTTCGAAAGCCTGCATGCTTTTGAGGCACGAGACCATTTCAATATCTTTAAACTGCTCTTTAATAAAAATATCTTTATCGTGGACGAACTCAGTGCGCCTTTGCTTCCCCTGGCAGCTCTGCTGTATCTGCTTACCGTTCTTTCGACGTTGAAAACCAAGGGACACCGTTTTTCATTCAGCAGTACTCTGCTGTCAGAATCTATTCTGTTAGCCACATTGAGCAGCCGGGAATTATGGGTGATTATCTCGTTACTTTCTGTTGCTACGATACTCCCTTACCTGGAAATCAGAGCCAATAAACGATCGACTCGTGTGTATGTTCTGCATATGGGTCTCTTTATCACTCTATTAGTTGTCGGAGGAGTCCTTTCCAGCTTCGGTGAGGCCGGTGATTTGATTTCACTGATTGCAGGGGCTTTTCTGACGACTGCCGCTCTGCTACGCAGCGGTATCATTCCATTGCACTGCTGGATGACGGATCTCTTTGAGAAGGCAACCTTCGGAACTGCATTACTGTTTGTCGCTCCGATGACGGGAGCCTATGCGGTAGTGAGACTGGTTTTTCCGATCGCCCCAGATTGGGCATTACAGGGCATCGCCCTGGTTTCACTGACAACCGCCGTTTATGCGGCTTGTATGACTCTGGTGCAACGGGAAGCGCGACGATTCTTCTGTTATCTGTTTTTGAGTCACTCGTCACTTGTGCTGGTCGGGTTAGAAATGGCGACTCCCCTGGGGTTAACGGGAGGACTCTGTGTCTGGATTTCCGTCGGAATTTCGCTGGCAGGATTTGCTTTGACATTCCGCTCCATCGAAGCCAGAATCGGTCGAATCTCTCTCGTAGAATACCACGGACTCTATGATCACACTCCCACACTGGCAGCATTATTCCTGGTAACCGGCCTGGCATCAATTGGTTTTCCCGGAACGGTTGGATTCATCGGAACCGAACTACTGATTGAGGGAGCAATTGAAGTTTATCCCCTCGTTGGAACCGCTGTTGTGATTGCCGCCGCGTTAAACAGTATTGCTATTCTGCAGGCCTATTTTCGCGTCTTTACCGGAGCACGGCACACATCCTCCATTTCGCTCCGTGCACGACCTTCAGAACATGTGGCGATTTTAATTCTGGTAGCCCTGATCCTGGGTGGAGGACTGTATCCACAACCAGGAGTCACTTCCAGAAATCATGCCGCCATAGAACTGATTCATCTGCGGGAAACCATTTTCCGTAAATCAGAGATTGATTCAAAGATCAGCGAAATAGATTTACCGGAATCAACACAACCCTTAATCGGTTTACGCCAAGATTTAAGATGA
- a CDS encoding GNAT family N-acetyltransferase → MQIRFEQTSDSAAIRAVHEAAFGQPAEANLVDRLREECPEQVSLVAICDDHQLIGHILFTPAEINYTDGSEIHGWGLAPLAVLPEFQKQRVGSQLVQAGLQELQNRSQQFVIVLGHPEYYPRFDFEPAWQYGLTCDFTGENRDAFMIHFLEQAGFQKKPGRALYHPVFYSP, encoded by the coding sequence ATGCAGATTCGCTTTGAACAAACATCGGATAGCGCCGCCATCAGAGCGGTCCACGAAGCGGCTTTCGGCCAACCTGCGGAAGCGAATCTGGTGGACCGCTTGAGAGAGGAATGTCCGGAACAGGTTTCCCTGGTTGCAATCTGTGATGATCATCAACTAATTGGCCATATTCTGTTTACCCCGGCTGAGATCAACTATACAGACGGTTCTGAAATTCACGGATGGGGGCTGGCACCCCTGGCTGTTTTGCCTGAATTTCAAAAGCAGAGAGTCGGGTCTCAATTAGTGCAAGCAGGTTTGCAGGAGCTACAGAATCGGAGTCAGCAGTTTGTGATCGTATTGGGGCATCCGGAATATTATCCCCGTTTTGACTTTGAACCCGCCTGGCAGTACGGACTTACATGTGACTTTACCGGCGAAAACCGGGATGCCTTTATGATTCATTTTCTGGAACAGGCTGGTTTTCAGAAGAAACCCGGAAGAGCCCTGTATCATCCAGTTTTTTACTCGCCGTAA
- a CDS encoding DUF2309 domain-containing protein, whose product MNESANIHTDHQTSKSTHSEQISELRHAIEHAAHLLPAQGPITVFVHHNTLHAFEDLSFEKGVVEAGRTFGCHPFLSEDHYRKKFENDQIRVTDIEAVLLSDLGENAEILIGNFGTRYALRLAMLQFPLHSGPVSELRWFIAETDALRHFRQEVKPAVREQTTTMTRHWIMRDFLNENNRGEQRAKHILDSLFSQFGKESIETWDDRKWESFVLHFLWRVCYNGVQSTKLKSQFSQKRLRHRDLLLTSTGEDTDLIVHDVLIRFCAAFLDQGFGTWPLPGRELGFYHSFLQLYSESTIGPANELSGLRREIQRLQSSDIGPLESISESLTLLGVTDDDRDEFITQTLLALRGWAGMVWQMETNAEWMPHTAPPDSLIEFLAVRLILDRLAAEFVIQNTFGFEGQLDSIRNELLQQTDKHTQNKTSQRAFTIFQLAQIRGWSPEDLLHLSCEQWTTLVQEIELFPSLERRRIYHLAFERKYRNETLDAVAIHSARQHAQREQPKAETLQHPAYQVACCIDDREESFRRHLEEIAPECQTFGIAGFFGVAMYYRGAADAHFSPLCPVNIKPAHYVQEETLYSLTQASRRRAETRRRIGQATHQAHIGTRTFIGGLLTGLLGSLAAFPLVARILFPRTTAQIRRMFNRIVQPPITQLRLERMDDQPGPSNGQLGYSVDEMANIVEGGLRALGLGKPELFSPLVIICGHGSASLNNPHKAAYDCGACGGGRGGPNARAFAQMANDPRVRRILSERSLVIPDHTVFAGCFHNTCDDNITWYDLDRLPISQRKLFEKAEKDLNEARAHSAHERCRRFESAELLLSVSDALRHVEGRAEDLSQSRPECGHATNSLCFVGRREWSRGMFLDRRAFLTSYDPTQDDADSSILERLLQAVIPVCAGINLEYYFSFVDSAGYGCGTKLAHNITSLLGVMDGAASDLRPGLPWQMVEIHEPVRLLFVIETTQKAMRRIISDNAAIARLVNGNWIQLAILNAETSQIHIFRNGDFEIYKPETNELPVVDSSIDWYRGWRDLLGFASIRDHELSS is encoded by the coding sequence ATGAACGAATCAGCAAATATTCACACCGACCATCAAACTTCAAAATCGACTCACTCTGAGCAGATCTCCGAACTGCGTCATGCGATTGAGCATGCTGCTCATCTTTTGCCAGCTCAAGGACCTATCACAGTTTTCGTGCATCATAACACTCTGCATGCATTCGAGGATCTGTCCTTTGAAAAAGGGGTCGTCGAAGCAGGACGAACATTTGGATGCCATCCGTTTTTATCGGAAGATCATTACCGAAAAAAGTTTGAGAACGATCAGATTCGTGTCACTGATATCGAAGCAGTATTATTGTCTGATCTTGGCGAAAACGCTGAAATACTGATTGGAAATTTTGGAACACGGTATGCTCTCAGATTAGCAATGCTGCAGTTCCCCCTGCATTCTGGACCAGTTTCTGAATTACGCTGGTTTATTGCAGAAACTGATGCTTTGCGGCATTTTCGTCAGGAAGTCAAGCCGGCGGTTCGCGAACAAACAACCACAATGACGCGTCACTGGATCATGCGAGACTTTCTGAATGAAAACAACAGAGGTGAGCAGCGGGCAAAACACATCCTGGACAGTCTGTTTTCCCAATTTGGAAAAGAATCGATTGAAACATGGGACGACCGTAAATGGGAGTCATTTGTGTTACACTTTCTGTGGCGCGTCTGCTACAACGGGGTACAAAGTACAAAATTAAAATCACAGTTTTCGCAGAAACGACTCAGACATCGTGATCTATTATTGACCTCGACTGGTGAGGATACGGACCTTATTGTTCACGATGTGCTGATTCGTTTCTGTGCAGCCTTTCTTGATCAGGGTTTTGGCACCTGGCCTTTACCCGGACGTGAGTTAGGTTTCTATCATTCATTTCTGCAACTGTATTCCGAATCTACGATCGGCCCTGCTAATGAACTTTCCGGATTGAGACGTGAAATTCAAAGATTGCAATCCTCGGATATTGGCCCATTGGAATCAATCTCAGAATCGCTGACATTACTGGGAGTCACCGACGATGACCGCGATGAATTTATCACACAGACGCTGCTTGCTCTGCGTGGCTGGGCTGGCATGGTGTGGCAAATGGAAACCAATGCAGAATGGATGCCCCACACAGCCCCACCAGACAGTCTCATTGAATTTCTGGCGGTGCGTCTGATTCTTGATCGCCTGGCAGCCGAATTTGTGATACAGAATACGTTTGGCTTTGAAGGGCAATTAGATTCCATTCGAAATGAGCTGCTTCAGCAAACGGACAAACATACACAGAACAAAACCAGTCAACGGGCATTTACGATCTTCCAGCTCGCCCAGATACGTGGCTGGAGTCCTGAAGATCTTCTCCATCTTTCATGTGAACAATGGACAACTCTCGTTCAGGAGATTGAATTGTTCCCCAGCCTCGAACGCCGACGTATATATCATCTGGCATTTGAGCGGAAATATCGCAATGAAACTCTCGACGCAGTCGCGATTCACTCCGCCCGGCAACATGCACAACGTGAGCAGCCTAAGGCCGAAACATTACAACATCCCGCATATCAGGTGGCCTGCTGTATTGACGATCGCGAAGAATCGTTTCGGCGGCATCTGGAAGAAATTGCTCCTGAATGTCAAACTTTCGGTATCGCAGGTTTCTTTGGCGTCGCCATGTATTACCGTGGTGCAGCCGACGCACACTTCAGCCCGCTCTGCCCGGTGAATATCAAACCCGCCCACTATGTCCAGGAAGAGACGCTTTATTCCCTCACACAAGCCAGCCGACGACGAGCCGAGACACGGCGACGGATTGGACAAGCAACGCATCAAGCGCACATCGGAACCCGGACCTTCATCGGAGGCTTATTGACAGGGTTACTCGGCTCACTGGCAGCCTTTCCGCTTGTTGCCAGAATTCTTTTCCCACGTACAACAGCACAAATCCGTCGTATGTTTAATCGTATTGTACAGCCTCCGATCACGCAATTGCGTCTGGAACGCATGGACGATCAGCCCGGACCCAGTAACGGTCAACTGGGTTATTCTGTTGACGAAATGGCTAATATTGTTGAAGGAGGACTCAGAGCGTTGGGACTCGGGAAACCAGAGTTGTTTTCGCCGCTGGTGATCATTTGCGGGCACGGCTCCGCCAGCCTCAACAACCCGCATAAAGCCGCTTATGATTGTGGCGCCTGCGGTGGAGGTCGCGGCGGCCCGAATGCACGCGCTTTTGCACAAATGGCGAATGATCCTCGCGTGCGACGCATTCTTTCAGAACGTAGTCTGGTTATCCCGGATCATACTGTTTTTGCAGGATGTTTTCACAATACGTGCGATGATAACATCACCTGGTACGACCTGGATCGACTTCCCATTTCACAACGTAAATTGTTTGAAAAAGCGGAAAAAGATCTCAACGAAGCCCGCGCGCACAGTGCTCATGAACGCTGCCGACGTTTTGAATCAGCGGAACTGTTACTCTCTGTGAGCGATGCCTTGCGGCATGTTGAAGGTCGCGCAGAGGACCTCTCACAATCGCGACCGGAGTGCGGTCATGCCACGAATTCTCTGTGCTTTGTCGGCCGCAGAGAGTGGAGTCGCGGGATGTTTCTCGATCGGCGTGCATTCTTGACATCGTATGACCCGACACAGGATGACGCAGACAGCTCTATTCTAGAGCGATTGTTGCAAGCCGTTATCCCGGTCTGTGCCGGCATTAACCTGGAATACTACTTCTCTTTCGTCGATTCGGCAGGCTACGGTTGCGGGACAAAACTGGCTCACAACATCACATCGTTATTGGGTGTGATGGATGGCGCCGCCAGTGATCTGCGGCCCGGTCTGCCTTGGCAAATGGTTGAAATCCATGAACCGGTACGTTTGCTCTTTGTGATTGAAACCACTCAGAAGGCTATGAGACGCATTATTTCAGACAACGCTGCCATTGCCAGACTTGTGAACGGTAACTGGATACAACTAGCCATTCTTAATGCTGAAACATCCCAGATTCACATATTCCGTAACGGTGATTTTGAAATTTACAAACCGGAAACGAATGAACTCCCAGTTGTAGATTCGTCAATCGACTGGTACCGAGGCTGGCGCGATCTTCTCGGATTCGCTTCCATTCGCGATCATGAACTTTCGTCATAA
- a CDS encoding proton-conducting transporter transmembrane domain-containing protein, whose translation MNTDAVFHFLGVCVVVSPALLLALFGVTSLMNRPIGERLMAQATQTMVMIGLFASIAVLGLMLSLDIRYVPIELGNWVVIPEQHFHFHLKFIFDRLSIPFCILSFVLCGTIGAFASRYLHREPGYNRFFVCYAIFLLGMIVSSLAGTIETLFFGWELVGLSSALLVAFFHERLNPVRNGMRVWSIYRIADAAFLIAALMLHHLTGAGDFDGLMGTGSWPDGHATISEQHALFVGLLLLIAAAGKSALVPFSGWLPRAMEGPTPSSAVFYGSLSVHLGAYLLLRVSPILELSLTLRLAVISLGLISAIFGTLIGRVQTDIKSALAFASLTQVGIIVVEIGCGLRYIALIHIIGHACLRTLQLLRAPSLLQDYHTLENAIGSHLSQKRPLWVRFMPKRYRIMLYRFELERGYLDILINLLIVRPFMSLFRLCDRLERRWTNFLSGGESRESDLIKPHAETLEEYL comes from the coding sequence ATGAACACTGATGCTGTATTTCATTTTCTTGGTGTGTGCGTGGTGGTGAGCCCTGCTTTGCTCCTGGCTCTGTTCGGCGTGACCTCATTGATGAATCGGCCAATCGGAGAACGCCTGATGGCACAGGCAACGCAAACCATGGTTATGATCGGGCTGTTTGCATCAATTGCCGTTCTCGGATTGATGCTCTCGCTTGATATTCGGTATGTTCCCATAGAACTCGGTAACTGGGTTGTCATCCCCGAACAGCACTTTCACTTTCATCTGAAATTTATTTTCGATCGATTGTCGATTCCCTTTTGTATCCTGTCATTTGTTCTCTGTGGAACAATTGGCGCATTCGCCAGCCGCTACCTGCATCGAGAACCCGGTTATAACCGCTTCTTCGTCTGTTATGCCATCTTCCTGCTTGGCATGATTGTTTCATCACTGGCGGGAACCATAGAAACGCTTTTTTTTGGTTGGGAACTTGTTGGTTTATCTTCAGCATTACTGGTTGCTTTTTTTCACGAAAGGCTCAATCCAGTCCGCAATGGAATGCGTGTCTGGTCGATTTATCGAATTGCCGATGCCGCATTTTTGATCGCAGCCTTAATGTTGCATCATTTGACCGGTGCTGGTGATTTTGACGGCCTGATGGGAACGGGATCATGGCCGGATGGACATGCCACTATTTCTGAACAACACGCTTTGTTCGTCGGCTTATTATTACTGATTGCCGCAGCCGGAAAATCGGCACTGGTCCCATTTTCCGGTTGGCTTCCTCGCGCCATGGAAGGACCAACACCTTCCAGTGCCGTTTTTTATGGATCGCTTTCCGTCCATCTTGGTGCCTACCTGCTGTTACGGGTCAGTCCCATCCTCGAACTTTCGCTGACATTACGTCTGGCGGTGATCTCACTCGGCTTGATCTCGGCTATTTTTGGAACGCTAATTGGCCGCGTACAGACTGACATCAAAAGTGCGCTCGCCTTTGCTTCTCTCACTCAGGTTGGCATTATCGTAGTCGAAATTGGATGCGGATTGCGATATATCGCACTGATTCATATCATCGGTCATGCCTGTCTGCGAACCTTGCAACTTCTACGAGCGCCTTCGTTATTGCAAGATTATCACACATTGGAAAATGCCATTGGCTCTCATCTTTCCCAAAAGAGACCTTTATGGGTTCGATTTATGCCGAAACGCTACCGGATCATGCTTTACCGATTTGAACTCGAACGCGGCTACCTGGATATACTTATTAATCTCTTAATTGTGCGTCCTTTTATGTCTCTGTTCCGTCTGTGTGATCGTCTGGAACGTCGATGGACCAACTTTCTCTCGGGGGGAGAATCCAGAGAGTCAGATCTGATTAAGCCGCATGCGGAAACTCTGGAGGAATACTTATGA
- a CDS encoding TatD family hydrolase: protein MQIIQPHYHAIARTAQDYERMAMSGVVAVAEPAFWAGFDRLYPETFIDYFHQISEFEPTRAAEYGIKHYCWVAVNPKEAENPELSREVLKHMPEFYKKPTVLGVGEIGFHKTTKNEEEIFEAQVEQAIKYDQLILIHTPHLQDKVRGTKRTLEVLSHMNVNPERVWIDHVEEHTIREPLEAGYWVGFTLYPITKCTPKRAVDMLEMYGHERILVNSSADWGPSDPFTLQECVVQYRARGYSVQDAIEVFHNNPARFLGQNPKFDIKPVRLETIEEDSENLVQN from the coding sequence ATGCAAATCATTCAACCTCATTATCACGCAATTGCCCGTACAGCCCAGGACTACGAACGCATGGCCATGTCCGGCGTGGTTGCCGTTGCGGAACCCGCATTCTGGGCTGGCTTTGACCGTCTGTACCCGGAAACCTTTATAGATTACTTTCACCAGATCAGCGAATTCGAACCAACGCGTGCCGCCGAGTATGGTATCAAGCATTACTGCTGGGTTGCCGTGAACCCCAAAGAAGCAGAGAATCCGGAACTCAGCCGCGAAGTGCTCAAGCATATGCCTGAGTTTTATAAGAAACCGACGGTACTGGGTGTGGGTGAAATCGGCTTTCACAAAACAACCAAAAATGAAGAAGAAATTTTCGAAGCGCAGGTCGAACAGGCCATCAAGTATGATCAGCTGATTCTGATTCATACACCCCACCTGCAGGATAAAGTGCGGGGCACCAAACGGACGCTGGAAGTGCTGTCGCATATGAATGTCAATCCTGAACGGGTCTGGATTGACCACGTCGAAGAACACACCATTCGCGAACCCCTGGAAGCAGGCTACTGGGTCGGATTTACTTTGTATCCCATTACCAAGTGTACTCCCAAACGGGCCGTCGACATGCTGGAAATGTATGGTCACGAGCGAATTCTGGTGAATTCTTCAGCTGACTGGGGCCCCAGCGATCCTTTCACGCTGCAGGAGTGTGTCGTGCAGTACCGGGCGCGCGGGTATTCCGTGCAGGATGCGATCGAGGTCTTCCACAACAATCCGGCTCGATTCCTGGGGCAGAATCCCAAGTTTGATATCAAGCCAGTTCGACTGGAAACGATTGAAGAGGACAGTGAGAATTTAGTACAGAATTAA